In the genome of Lathyrus oleraceus cultivar Zhongwan6 chromosome 4, CAAS_Psat_ZW6_1.0, whole genome shotgun sequence, the window cagcaaattgggtacctactaatcacatatctaccatctccattgctcttgggaggatcattcatgccattggaactaagataaactacaattttggaaagtttgtgtttgatcaaaccatcaaacatgcctccaccaatgctgtaaagttgcccattgcattcccatctatcatctgtggcatcatcctgagtcaacaaccaggaatcctgagtacaagtgatattccaagcaggagaaagaCCCCTCTATCAATTCACTATAAGATTTTTGATggtagtcatgtcaatgatgttgttatgacatcttccagaagggaacctgcatctcaagggagcctaattaatcaattgaaagatacctgtaaggaattggagaaAGGTATGAAagtggccaaggcaagaaaagaagctttggaagccCTTATCTGTAGCCTTGAAAAGGAGGAGTTAGAGAAGGCTGGAAAGGATTCAGATGGAAAAACACAATCCAGTGGCAGCTCTAGAAGCTCTGAGGGttctgaagatgaagatgaaggtgaaggagatacttcttcttctgattaatggttcctggCTGAATTGAAGACTGGGAGGTGTGCTGGAAAGTTTGGTGGAAGCTAGGCTGTTGTTTGGAAGGTTGTTGTCTTAATTGTTtttttgtggcagtcctcattgatgcctgttttgtaatatttagggctcttaatgagttccttggatttgttcattgtCTCAGCTTtcagctgtgtataatgatggtttgtactgcatgagtattatgttttaacatgcttaatgttataacatctgatctaacattctctgctaggctaataggcatttattttgtctcattggtcacctttggtcaattttgactaaaaagggggagaagtgaaGTGTTGTTatggaagttgtatgtggctggactggaggacagctattattgaaagaagtgcacaggtgctacAACAGTATGGTTatctgtttacagatgtcaaacaggatgtctgatatggtgcacaggtgttgatgttaaagcagatgtcagtatgacattctggctggtacaggtactggAGATCAGTAGCTGTTttgaatgcacagatttagggggagaagaagtaccctggtgtATTGTGCGTTTGTGTGTCTTgctagttgcatccataactagtaactctgattgttgcacagatttagggggaggagaagtacccttgtgcatgtgtgtattactagtagccatagctagtaattgtttttgcttctgctgctgattaaactactgttatgtggtttaaactgctgatagtttgacttgtgaacaaaaaggacagatatatgttttagccaaaatttgccaaagggggagtttgttgattctaagtgttggcagcaattttggtaaaacaaagagtgttcacaagatgtcatgtgtgatgtcttaacatgagatatcctatgtacctgctggagttaaagaacatatacaagcaggattgtttcagaatgccacttacaatgaCAGGGCTTCTGATATTGGTTATACCTGttggagcttatatggaagacatgctcatgcaggattgtttcagatgacatacacaatgtcatgatatctgatatggttgtacctgctataaaaggaaattggattatacaggatttttccaggatgtcagacccgatgtcatgacatcctgtacacagaacattcagtatgaatgtctggtgttttgtgattgcacaattaatggaaatcattggatgattgaagatatggctagctggagcattcaatcatggattacaaccagatttgcttattttccaaggagatctctacagctgttataaaaagatttgattggaaaatatatttagggttttcaagatgtccaatacttctataaaaagggacttagaaaacctgtttgtacacacaaccaagactgagcgaaatagagagagagctagggtttgtgtctgtttagtcgtaagacttgtaggtcattcaagtcatccattgatgattgaattggactgatttgtggttgtaatttgtcactctaaagctgttaagaaagagtgtgtgtccacttgatcaaagttgtgaagcaagatcaagtgtgtgtcttcttgatcaaagctgtgaagcaagatcaagagtgtgtcttcttgattgaaactgtgaagtaaaatcaagagtttgtaattgaaaagtattttcttttcacaagggattgttgtttaaaatcacgggtgtgtgattgtaagggaagtgagtgggttctcatatctaagagtgcttaggtagaagttgcacgggtagagattaggtgagaaagactgtaacttggtgaagtgtacggatagtctttgaactaattctattttagtgaatttccttcctggcttggtagcccccagacgtaggtgagttgcaccgaactggtttaacaattgcttgtgttattcgctttaccattctgtttattttatccattgtgtgttagcagatatcagtgtcgtaacattaccttcgacatcttatatctgataccagaatttcatgaATAAACCCATAATCAATAGTAATTACTAAGATAGACTTGCACATGACCACCCAAAAAGACTTCCAAGGCCAACCATGCCATGATGCAATTAAATCATGACCAAATATTATACCAAGGATTAGGGTTTCAAGAAGTGAACAAACCAAGTCAATGCAATGCAGGGCCAAAGTTTGATCTCCATATATGCCATGGAAGAAAACCTTAGCCTATGAGATTTTCCAAGCCAATCAATAAGAATCCAATCATAAAAAACCTTTGAACTAATGATATTTGTAAAAAAAATGGAATGAAAGAAGTGACCTAAATGCCTACGAGAATGCATATGAATTAAATAcaaaagtcagatgaaaagtAAAAGGGTAaggcaaattttagggtatgacaaatATGTTATCTGACACCGAGAACAGAAAGGTGAGTAAGACCGAGTTTCGTGCATACTAGATAGATACTAATGGAAAGATGAAATATGACCTTATTGAGTTGAAGACGAATGAAGATTTGAATGTTATGTGGAGAACATATCATCGTAGGCTAACTAAGGGATCGATCAAGTTTGATGTGGCAATTTCTAGATCTTTCAACGACATAATCAAGATGTTGAAACGTCCATAATCATCTGGTAGTGTTTAGGTTTTcttatttataattatttttgtTAAGTTATGTAATCGTCTTTCTAAGTAATGTAATCGTTTGTCAAATGTTAAGTTATGTTTATCATTCATTAACGAAAGTTCCAAAATGTTATCTAATAAATAATTTTGTGCAAATGTCTAAGTAATACTACACATATTACACAAACTATACAAAAAAATGATAATAAGGTCTAAATAGGCCCCCCACGGGCTATGTGTGCTTCTTGTGATGCCAAAATATAAATCTCACTATTTGGGTTCACTAAACCCATGAGGTTATACATAATGACAGTTATCATCTGCAGGCGATGATCGTTATCTGCACCATGTGGAGGCGGTGGAGGCGACGACACATCATCATAAGGTTCCCCGACATGAAAAGGTCCCACATCATCTCCATGGTGCTTAAGTGGGATGATACGAAGACACCCTCATATTATCTATAGTAGGTGCCTCAGTAGCCTTCTACAGAGTAAACTCAATTGCTACTTGGACACCCTCATCAACAGGCTCATCATTAGTTTTAGATCCTCTACAAGTAGTGTGGGTGCACGAAATTGATCGGTCAACCACTTCATGTGAGAACCAATCGGGGATACTCCTTTCGTACGGAGATGTGGGTCCTCTACGTCACCTCCTCTCGCTCGAGTCGTAGCTGCAGTAGCTTCAACTCTATCACGCTTCCAAGAAGCAATCGTGACATTTGTTCCTCTTGTCCTCACtagaaaaaaaattcaaaaatagtTAATCTaccaaattttttaaaaatccaaaaaaaaaatcagCATATTTCCGATTTTTTAGAAAAAACTTGAAAATATTCATacttattttttaattttttgaaatAATCAGTAATGGGTATGTATTTTTACCAGCTTTTTCAAAAACTCTGGTAAAATATATGCATTTTTATcgaattttaaaaaaaaatagtaaaaacATATGTATTTTTATCGAAAATTTTAAAAAATCTGATAAAAAAATGCATGCTTTTGTACTTAAAAGGCTATTTACTAGTTATAAAATTCGAAAAATAGGATAGAGGTTTTGAAAAATTCGGAAATCTTTAGTGTTTTTCAAAAATTTGAAATCTTTCAATACTTTATATAAAATGAATTATAGTATTGCACAAAATTAGTATGGTAAAAGCATAGAGAGAGTATGGTATGCTATGTAAAAGTTGGATAAAACCTCCTTTTATATATAAGTTCTATTAAGCCCATTTAGTAGTGTAGACATCTTTACAAGAAAATCATTCTTCCAACACTTTTTAAATTGTACTCCTTTGAATCAATCAAATAACATTAATTTCATGtcactttttttattttattttattttaaaataaattaaagtTTTAAAACAAATTTTTAAAGGTACCCGTATCCAATTTAAACTCATGAAAATTCGATAAAAACATATTTTTAAACTATATATTACTTAATATGAAACTCATAACAATATAAAtaattcttttgaaattttgcatTGCACATATAAATcaaataataatagtaataacCAAAGGTAAAATTAATATATATCCGTTCACATATATACACACGACAACTAAAATTTTAAAGGAAATAATTAACATCATTAAAAAAAGTACTACGTAATTAACATCTAACAAAACAAATGGAGAAAATAAATCTTGATTACTACTTATGAATAAATtaacaaaaggaaaaaaaaaactaatttgTACTTGAAGATTCTAAATTGAACTTGTCTAATAAACTGGAACCTTTAAAACTACTGGACACGCTCCATTGATCAGAGTTTGCCACGGACGACGGCGCCGCCCCATTACCGCACTTAGCCACCGTCCTTACACTCTCAATCAACGCCTCCGTCCTCGACTCCTGCGACAAAATCTCCGACAACTTCTCCGGACTGATCACCAGCTTCACCTTCCACACCCCACTACTATTGTACCTCGGAAACACTTCATGTTCCGACCAGATATTGCCACTATTGTTGTTGCTGGTACTCCTGTCACACGTGGACATTCGATACGGAGTTAACGTTTCGAATGTCTCACCAAATTGTTTGTTGGTGATGTTTTTGAGAGGGAGAAGATAGTAAACTCCACCACCTTGAAGCTCTTCGTTTTTCATGAGTGGTTTAGAGAGTTTGTTGCAATTGTTTTTGAAAATTCCGTGATGTGGAAACTCGTTGGTTATGGATTCCACCGTTATGGGAGAGTAAAGTTCCATGATGCCTCCATTTGATGCTACGATTCTTACCATGGTGTCTTCAAAATCTCCATGATGGAAGCCTTTGAATACGCAATTACCCATTTTGTTGAGTCAATTATGATATGATGGATCTAGTTTGAGGTGGTGGTGGTGATGATGGAGAAGGGTTATAGTTATAAGGTTTGAGTGATGATGAATGAGGAGGTTTCTTGAGGGTTTCTTTTTGATAGGATAGATGATGACTAGCCGACACGAAAAGGTATCAAATCCTTTCTTTGTTATTGTGATTCCATAAACTAAGATTGCCTATTTGTCTATGAAAGTATCGGTTATGGGAATGGGCCATAGTCCACACCTTGTAGTGCATGTATGCCATTGGTCATCGGTTGGTAGCTATTATAGGAAAGTGGTCCTACTTTATTTgtattataaaataaaaaaaacctTAATTTACCTATAGATTATGATTCTTAATGATgattatttttaaatattttaatgAGAGTTGCAAAGTTAAATATGTGTACCAACATAGGCATATCAATGCAGTTTTTTTTTACCGTTCAACTAGGAATTTTAAGACAAATTGTTTGACACGACCCTAAGTGTCATTTGTTTATGAGTATCGATTTTATGTTGGtaaaatatcatttttaattttttaattttttaattttattttgcagtgcattttaattctttaattttaaaaagtgTTAATAAGTATGGCATCTTTTCATCATTAATATCATCAAGAATTCaagaaaattttaaattttttaccTTTAACTAGGATTTAAACTAATGTCAGATGAGTTGACTTACGTACAAGATAGTTTATCATTAGGCCACTTcatttttaatgatttaattTGTAAATGAGATACATATTtacatttttatttttcttaaacaCACTCTTCTTCTTCCTATTCCCAAACACTAAATTCATTATCccaatttctttttcttttttatagACTCACATAACACAACAAACACTAAATTCATTCATAGAAAACTGAATCCTTTTATTCAATCCTCATCACAAACTAATCACAAACTAATTATTgtaaattaaaattaaaattaaaattttaacAGTTAGCTCTTCCATTTAACAAAATTAAAATTACTTCCATTGATAGGTTGTAAAATACACAAAGTTTTAACATTTCAAAGGGGAATAAAAAAAAATTACAGAGGGTAAACCGAATTTCGCTAACATTGCAGGGGATATTATATATTTAACCCtaatttttttttgtcttttagtTTTGATTCGAGATCTATTTTGGCTTTTAACATTAAAAAAAAGATCATTTTAATTCTTTAACTCTGCAAATGGGATCACGTTAGTCCTTTCTGTCAATTTTATTGATCAAAGTCAATCCATATACCATATGGCAATGACGTATAGCCTCGAGGTGAGCAACCcgagcataagtttcctcataatCAATGCTCTCCTCTTGGTTATAATCTTGAGCCACTACTCGGGCTTTGTTCTTAGTTATCACTCTGTTCTCGTCAAGTTCATTTCTAAAAATCCATTTGGTGCCAATAATTTGATGGTTTCTCGGAtgagggacaaggtcccaaacaTCATTTCTTTTAAACTTGTTTAATTCATCTTAAATGGCCATAAGTCAATGCTCATCAAGTAAGGCATCTTTAGCATTTTTAGGTTCAACTTGTGAAACGAATGCCAAGTGATAACAAAAATTATTTATCTTGGAACGTGTTTTCACACCTTTGGTGATGTCTCCAAATATGTTGTCGATAGGATGATCTTTGGAGGTTCTCCAAGCCAAAGGTAGATCGTCCAATATAGTTGGACTTTCAACCTTCTTCTCTTCATTGTTGTTATCTTCTTCTTTCTCAAGTTCCACCGCTTTAGGCTGATCAATTCCTTTTTAGGGTTCTTTGAGAATTTCTTGTGAAGATACACCTATATCATAAATAAAAAACACATTTCCCGATATTTTTTGTATAAGATTCATCAAAAGTGATGTGTATCGACTCTTCAACAATAAGTAATCttttgttataaaccctataaactttactagattgagagtatccaaGGAAGATACCTCCATTGGCTTTCACATTAAACTTACCAAAATTATCCTTTCCATTATTTAAAACAAAACATTTCCATCCAAAAATGTGAAGATGTAATTAATTAGGTTTTCTATCCTTTAGTAGTTCATATGGAGTTTTGTCTAAAATATGACATATTAGTATCCTATTTAAGACATAACATGTAATGCTAATGGCATCGGTCCATAAATACTTAGATAGATTACCCTCATTGAGCATAGTTCTAGCCAACTCCTCTAAAAtacgatttttacgctccacaacaCCGTTTTGTTGAGGAGTTCTCGGAGCGGGGA includes:
- the LOC127076143 gene encoding uncharacterized protein LOC127076143, whose protein sequence is MGNCVFKGFHHGDFEDTMVRIVASNGGIMELYSPITVESITNEFPHHGIFKNNCNKLSKPLMKNEELQGGGVYYLLPLKNITNKQFGETFETLTPYRMSTCDRSTSNNNSGNIWSEHEVFPRYNSSGVWKVKLVISPEKLSEILSQESRTEALIESVRTVAKCGNGAAPSSVANSDQWSVSSSFKGSSLLDKFNLESSSTN